From Penicillium psychrofluorescens genome assembly, chromosome: 1, one genomic window encodes:
- a CDS encoding uncharacterized protein (ID:PFLUO_001869-T1.cds;~source:funannotate), whose amino-acid sequence MRRAAVQAFRTARRAPVWKAAGKRPCPLSFSHNQVRGLRPYSGGKRPYSFVPVALQSSMYLRNFSLAVISTAVVSGAWYAYQGDRSPQSVATQLRGFASSAIQSAYAEGPTEPPRRALLVDNDQFYTTTLSGDQPLSKTTDDSDRGVLEMLTPEQATQKLRKNEESYLVNRGQGVVRYDIVQVPSNSPIEDDHAEKIVEVPSSVAAAHNGEPNSDWMFWAVFDGHSGWTTSAKLRNVLISYVARELNTTYKAAATDPSSLAPTSEAVDAAIKQAFVRLDHDIVNESVEKVFKSNSRRVAAELLAPALSGSCALLSFYDSQSQNVKVAVAGDSRAVLGRRGPSGKWTATALSEDQTGGTPSEMKRLREEHPGEANVVARGRILGQLEPSRSFGDAAYKWTKDIQDKIKRQFFGRTPHPLLKTPPYVTAEPIITTTKIDPAQGDFIVMATDGLWEMLSNEEVVGLVGQWIEQQQSSGSTSKSWMSSWLGFDSKKQLPVEAADHASTEGQRRPIRQQQYAIPDAASRFVVEDKNVATHLVRNAMGGKDKDMVCALLTLPSPYSRRYRDDLTVEVIFFGQGTDSRTVEINKEASASEENPKPKL is encoded by the exons ATGCGTCGGGCGGCTGTCCAGGCTTTCCGTACTGCTCGGCGTGCCCCAGTATGGAAAGCTGCCGGTAAACGGCCGTGCCCGCTGTCCTTCTCCCACAACCAGGTTCGTGGTCTACGGCCCTACTCTGGCGGCAAACGTCCCTATTCCTTTGTGCCGGTCGCGCTGCAGTCCTCTATGTATCTCCGCAACTTCTCCCTTGCCGTTATCTCGACCGCTGTCGTCTCCGGGGCCTGGTACGCGTATCAAGGCGACCGCAGCCCTCAATCCGTCGCAACACAGCTTCGGGGGTTTGCCTCCAGCGCGATCCAATCTGCCTACGCCGAGGGCCCGACGGAGCCCCCGCGCCGTGCTCTGCTGGTGGATAACGACCAGTTTTACACCACAACGTTGTCTGGCGACCAGCCGCTGTCTAAAACCACCGACGATTCGGATCGTGGGGTTCTCGAGATGTTGACCCCCGAGCAAGCTACCCAGAAGCTTCGGAAAAACGAGGAGTCGTATCTTGTCAATCGGGGCCAAGGTGTTGTCCGCTACGATATCGTCCAGGTTCCGAGCAATTCGCCCATTGAAGACGACCATGCCGAGAAGATTGTAGAGGTCCCGTCGTCTGTGGCTGCTGCCCATAATGGAGAGCCGAACAGCGACTGGATGTTCTGGGCCGTGTTCGATGGCCATTCGGGCTGGACGACCTCCGCCAAGCTGCGCAATGTCCTCATTTCATACGTTGCCCGCGAATTGAACACCACCTAcaaggccgccgccaccgaccCATCCTCACTGGCTCCGACATCCGAGGCTGTGGACGCGGCTATCAAGCAAGCCTTCGTGCGTCTCGACCATGACATCGTGAACGAAAGCGTGGAGAAGGTCTTCAAGTCCAACTCTCGACGGGtcgccgccgagctccttGCGCCCGCTCTGTCTGGATCATGTGCCCTTCTTAGCTTCTACGACTCCCAGTCCCAGAATGTCAAGGTCGCCGTTGCGGGTGACTCGCGCGCCGTTCTGGGCCGTCGTGGCCCTAGTGGGAAGTGGACCGCCACGGCTCTGTCCGAGGACCAGACTGGCGGCACCCCCTCTGAGATGAAGCGTCTGCGCGAGGAACACCCCGGCGAAGCGAACGTCGTCGCGAGGGGTCGTATCCTGGGCCAACTGGAACCCAGCCGCTCCTTCGGCGACGCTGCCTACAAGTGGACCAAAGACATCCAAGACAAGATCAAGCGGCAATTCTTCGGGCGTACCCCCCACCCGCTCCTCAAGACACCTCCCTACGTCACCGCCGAAcccatcatcaccaccaccaaaatcGATCCCGCGCAAGGCGACTTCATCGTCATGGCTACCGATGGCCTTTGGGAAATGCTGAGCAACGAGGAGGTCGTCGGTCTGGTGGGCCAGTGGAtcgagcagcagcaatccagcggcagcaccagcaaGTCTTGGATGTCCAGCTGGCTTGGCTTTGATAGTAAGAAGCAACTCCCCGTGGAGGCAGCGGATCATGCCTCGACCGAAGGCCAGCGCCGCCCCATTCGCCAACAGCAGTATGCCATTCCCGACGCCGCGAGCCGCTTTGTCGTTGAAGACAAGAATGTGGCTACGCACTTGGTGCGCAATGCCATGGGCGGCAAAGATAAGGATATGGTGTGTGCGTTGTTGACGCTGCCCAGCCCCTACTCTCGTCGATACCG TGACGACCTCACAGTCGAGGTCATTTTCTTCGGCCAGGGGACCGACTCTCGTACCGTCGAGATTAACAAGGAAGCAAGTGCGTCCGAGGAGAACCCCAAGCCCAAGCTCTAA
- a CDS encoding uncharacterized protein (ID:PFLUO_001870-T1.cds;~source:funannotate) — MNSLRAAHLRPARIPPLLPRRQQIRHFHPTKPTRVLNEVLDASTWFIHGVHSVSHLPWVLSIPLTAVIVRTAVALPLQVYMRVHARKERDLLPLKYAWSKVYKTKIMAEQLQPGEATKTVEKRLRLANTVMHKRWGISGHYKYTPYWQIPVWIALMEGLRGMSGARNGLLPWALSFFESEQATSETLHLTVEPTLANEGALWFPDLLAGDPTGILPAALAASLILNIRRGWKTPQPAEMADMPKFLMFRSAAFAGLKFGLQGLSLLIAYSAWVQSLPCALMIYWITSSNVATSQTYFLEKFLFPDQPLAPWRGLHVRYNRPGQEDPFQVNMK, encoded by the coding sequence ATGAATTCCCTCCGTGCGGCACACCTGCGCCCAGCTCGAATACCGCCATTGCTGCCTCGCAGGCAGCAGATCCGCCATTTCCACCCGACCAAGCCCACCCGGGTCTTGAATGAAGTACTCGATGCGTCCACCTGGTTTATTCACGGCGTCCACTCCGTCTCCCACCTGCCATGGGTCCTATCAATTCCCCTGACCGCCGTCATCGTCCGGACCGCAGTCGCTCTCCCGCTCCAAGTCTACATGAGAGTCCACGCGCGCAAAGAGCGGGACCTGCTCCCGCTCAAATATGCGTGGAGCAAAGTCTACAAAACCAAAATCATGGCCGAGCAACTGCAGCCCGGTGAGGCCACGAAGACAGTGGAGAAAAGACTCCGGTTGGCGAATACCGTAATGCACAAACGCTGGGGGATCTCCGGACACTACAAGTACACGCCGTACTGGCAAATACCAGTCTGGATCGCGCTCATGGAGGGCCTGCGCGGCATGAGCGGCGCCAGAAACGGACTTCTTCCATGGGctctgtctttctttgaATCAGAACAAGCCACTTCCGAGACTCTCCATCTGACCGTGGAGCCGACGCTGGCGAACGAAGGCGCGCTCTGGTTCCCGGATCTGCTCGCGGGAGATCCCACGGGAATCTTGCCGGCTGCGCTGGCAGCGTCGCTCATCCTGAATATCCGGAGAGGGTGGAAGACGCCGCAGCCCGCAGAGATGGCCGATATGCCCAAGTTTCTGATGTTCCGCTCCGCTGCATTTGCCGGTCTGAAGTTTGGTCTCCAAGGACTGTCGCTCCTCATCGCGTACTCGGCTTGGGTTCAATCCCTGCCTTGCGCCTTGATGATCTATTGGATTACCAGTTCAAATGTCGCTACGTCGCAGACCTATTTTTTGGAGAAGTTCTTGTTCCCAGACCAGCCACTTGCGCCTTGGAGGGGTTTGCATGTCAGGTACAACAGACCAGGCCAGGAGGATCCATTCCAGGTGAATATGAAGTGA
- a CDS encoding uncharacterized protein (ID:PFLUO_001873-T1.cds;~source:funannotate) encodes MVSSTILLAALSGYVSAELSIRGADISSLLVEEDAGISYKNLDGTTQALEVILAGAGINSVRQRVWVNPSDGSYDLDYNIELAKRIQAQGMTTYLDLHLSDTWADPSDQTTPSGWSTTDIDTLTWQLYNYTLEVCNTFAENDLTVAIVSIGNEIRNGLLWPLGETSSYSNIASLLHSGAWGVKDSNLATTPKIMIHLDNGWDWSEQEYFYNEVLDSGSDFVSSDFDYIGVSYYPFYSSSATLASLSTSLSNLYSTYGKDVLVVETNWPYSCPDPEYAFPSGLTSVPFSVAGQQTFLNDLASVVEGVSGGLGVYYWEPAWVDNAGLGSSCADNLLFSSTNDEERASLSTLGEM; translated from the exons ATGGTCTCTTCAACAATCCTTCTAGCCGCTTTGTCGGGTTATGTATCCGCAGAGCTGAGCATCCGCGGCGCAGATATCTCTTCGTTGctcgtggaagaagatgcaggcATTTCATACAAGAATCTAGACGGGACCACCCAGGCCCTGGAGGTTATTCTAGCTGGCGCGGGTATCAACTCGGTGCGCCAGCGGGTGTGGGTGAATCCCAGTGACGGGTCGTATGATCTCGACTACAATATCGAGCTCGCGAAGAGGATTCAGGCGCAGGGGATGACGACGTATTTGGATTTGCATTTGAGTGATACGTGGGCGGATCCGAGTGATCAG ACAACGCCCTCCGGCTGGTCTACCACGGACATCGACACCCTCACCTGGCAGCTCTACAACTACACTTTGGAAGTATGCAACACCTTCGCGGAGAACGATCTCACCGTGGCGATTGTATCCATCGGCAACGAGATCCGCAACGGCCTTCTCTGGCCACTAGGCGAGACAAGCAGCTACTCCAATATCGCGAGCCTGCTCCACTCCGGCGCATGGGGTGTCAAGGACTCCAACCTGGCCACCACGCCCAAGATCATGATCCACCTCGATAACGGATGGGACTGGTCCGAGCAGGAATATTTCTACAACGAGGTGTTGGACAGCGGATCTGACTTCGTCTCGTCGGACTTTGACTACATCGGCGTATCATACTACCCGTTCTATTCGAGCTCAGCAACGCTCGCATCGCTGAGCACGAGTCTGAGTAACCTGTACTCCACCTACGGGAAGGATGTACTTGTCGTGGAGACGAATTGGCCATACTCCTGCCCGGACCCGGAGTATGCGTTCCCGTCCGGGTTGACGAGCGTTCCGTTCTCTGTCGCTGGGCAGCAGACATTCTTGAATGATTTGGCGAGCGTTGTAGAGGGCGTTTCGGGAGGGTTGGGGGTTTATTATTGGGAGCCTGCTTGGGTGGATAATGCCGGGTTGGGGAGCAGTTGTGCGGATAATTTGTTGTTTAGTTCTACTAATGACGAGGAAAGGGCGAGCCTGAGTACGCTGGGCGAGATGTAG
- a CDS encoding uncharacterized protein (ID:PFLUO_001871-T1.cds;~source:funannotate) has translation MLTFLSHAILALLVLTATAVLLPQLPSGLLALIFRGVGWLIRRRTRSRREYVIARARSEEEEYRASRAKDSTSRSQVEDEEDWEKVDTGERPPSSSDSGVAETEEGKKDDWSGVVGFFHPFCNAGGGGERVLWEAVRATQRRWPKAVCAIYTGDHEVNKTTMLERVENRFNIKLHAPTVVLLYLTTRKYVVASSYPYMTLLGQSLGSLIVGYDAFTLLVPDIFIDTMGYAFTLALCKWLFPSVPTGAYVHYPTISTDMIASLDDQTGVQGINSGAGKGSKGAIKRRYWEFFAQLYGWVGRHVDVVMCNSSWTAAHIRKLWGKSKSSDANNTDGAGTAFSPAVVFPPTGVAELESSISVDAESENTRQPVLLYIAQFRPEKNHPLVLRSFARFLHDRAKSPEYAGYPPPRLVLIGSVRHSSPDETHIYNLRLLAHELKIRDQTTFLCDASWPAVLSHLGTASIGVNAMWNEHFGICVVEYQAAGLICVTHNSGGPREDIVVDLGDGPTGFHAETEEEFAAAYEAALTLSQSEKVEMRERARHSARRFTEAEFSRKWLDQVQKLVDASR, from the exons aTGTTGACCTTCTTGTCCCACGCtatcctcgccctcctcgtaCTCACCGCCACTGCCGTGCTTCTACCCCAACTGCCTAGTGGTCTTCTGGCACTCATTTTCCGTGGAGTGGGCTGGCTGATTCGGAGACGCACTCGTTCTCGACGAGAATATGTGATCGCGCGGGCGCgatcggaggaggaggaataTCGGGCCTCGCGGGCGAAGGACTCGACATCGCGCAGCCAGgtcgaagacgaagaagactgggAGAAAGTGGATACCGGGGAACGGCCTCCGAGCAGTAGTGATAGTGGTGTTGCTGAGacagaggaagggaagaaggacGACTGGAGCGGTGTGGTTGGCTTCTTCCATCCTTTCTG TAAtgcaggcggaggtggcGAGCGGGTGCTGTGGGAAGCAGTGCGTGCGACACAGAGGCGCTGGCCAAAGGCCGTCTGCGCCATCTACACGGGCGACCACGAGGTCAACAAGACGACGATGCTGGAGCGGGTGGAGAATCGATTTAACATCAAATTGCACGCGCCGACAGTGGTGCTGCTATACCTGACGACGCGCAAGTACGTTGTCGCCAGTTCATACCCGTACATGACACTACTGGGCCAGTCTTTGGGATCACTGATCGTAGGCTACGACGCCTTCACGCTGTTGGTGCCGGATATCTTTATCGATACTATGGGCTATGCTTTTACTCTGGCTTTGTGCAAATGGCTTTTCCCCTCGGTTCCGACTGGTGCCTATGTTCACTATCCCACCATCTCAACAGATATGATCGCCTCCCTCGATGACCAGACCGGAGTCCAGGGGATCAATTCCGGAGCGGGCAAGGGAAGTAAGGGAGCAATCAAGCGGCGGTACTGGGAGTTCTTTGCGCAGCTGTATGGCTGGGTCGGGCGTCACGTTGACGTCGTCATGTGCAATTCGTCCTGGACCGCGGCGCATATTCGCAAACTCTGgggcaagagcaagagcagTGATGCAAACAACACGGACGGAGCGGGAACAGCATTCTCGCCGGCGGTGGTATTCCCACCAACAGGCGTGGCCGAGCTAGAATCGAGCATTTCGGTCGACGCAGAAAGCGAGAATACCCGCCAACCGGTACTCCTGTACATCGCGCAATTCCGGCCCGAGAAGAACCACCCGCTCGTCCTGCGTTCCTTCGCCCGGTTTCTCCACGACCGAGCCAAGAGCCCAGAATACGCCGGCTATCCGCCTCCGCGTCTGGTGCTGATCGGCTCCGTGCGCCACTCCAGCCCCGATGAAACCCACATCTACAACCTGCGGCTTTTGGCCCACGAGCTCAAAATCCGCGACCAGACCACCTTCCTCTGCGACGCCAGCTGGCCCGCCGTGCTCTCGCACCTCGGCACCGCCTCGATTGGCGTCAACGCCATGTGGAACGAACACTTCGGCATCTGTGTTGTCGAGTATCAGGCCGCGGGTCTCATCTGCGTCACGCATAACTCCGGCGGACCGCGCGAGGACATCGTCGTCGATCTCGGCGACGGGCCGACGGGCTTCCACGCTGAAACGGAGGAGGAGTTCGCCGCTGCTTATGAGGCGGCTCTTACGCTCTCACAGtcggagaaggtcgagatgCGAGAGCGGGCTCGTCATTCGGCGCGCAGGTTCACGGAAGCAGAGTTCTCGCGCAAATGGTTGGATCAGGTGCAGAAGCTTGTTGATGCATCAAGGTAG
- a CDS encoding uncharacterized protein (ID:PFLUO_001868-T1.cds;~source:funannotate): MQFTQLLLSSLFASSAVLAAPVSMMAASPEWTITDMMRVCNTADTECTWTFGIQIGKGAVTECTYVEKGTDASHIVGGGPATCGKYTVTSNWSGQFGKGQGFTTLAVVDNPTSQIIYPSYKDTQLVNGTVVKPDQSYAPAALP, from the coding sequence ATGCAGTTCACTCAGCTTCTTCTGTCTTCTCTCTTCGCCTCTTCGGCAGTCTTGGCCGCCCCTGTGTCTatgatggccgccagccCCGAGTGGACCATCACGGACATGATGCGCGTTTGCAACACCGCGGACACTGAGTGCACCTGGACCTTTGGCATCCAAATCGGCAAGGGCGCCGTTACCGAATGCACCTACGTTGAGAAGGGCACCGATGCCTCCCACATTGTGGGAGGAGGCCCTGCTACCTGCGGCAAATATACCGTCACTTCCAACTGGAGCGGCCAGTTCGGCAAGGGCCAGGGCTTCACGACCTTGGCCGTTGTCGACAACCCGACCAGCCAGATCATCTACCCCAGCTACAAGGACACGCAGCTTGTGAACGGGACCGTTGTCAAGCCTGATCAGAGCTATGCCCCAGCCGCTCTTCCCTAA
- a CDS encoding uncharacterized protein (ID:PFLUO_001872-T1.cds;~source:funannotate) yields the protein MASYDQGHRSSASPRRSVSPAGQPQYHDPSGALGVDPSMSTFSAAPAFDNNNPNPGGESYNFPANYLTGAPQNFPPSTNTSNMPVSQSFEATFVNQLEQSSAGLRSMQPDENFSNLLNTNPSDFEFGYPEHSSNSVTGSEYDSSLLLDPQMQQHQQSMNQAVNPADLVSPVSNASVSSQTSPPDQHHSSPGAISPSGSTPGTFYTPQHSRHTSLDPATANYLTAQPNPEWQSVMNNTAFQGHRRAPSEVSEVSSATHSPYLSQHEFDGNTSPSLAPQNDPTLYDNALGIESFTLSEQQQQQQGYSPLHSPYISPQLMPQQGGDVVPNAPYLPGNMNPQAPSVGTDMYGMSTDDGMMNMVGDIGQASQMAPPSINVEFAPPSRIPSFGPSKPLGANLDSLSPPAMRSRMRSKSDPYTHPASRSRSPARSVSSLEPQAPTTPRSLSPLGSTGGQSRSNPSSRDTSPSRGNRRLSTSSIDSRNYILDLADPQRPGAVPGDSKRVQKHPATFQCTLCPKRFTRAYNLRSHLRTHTDERPFVCTVCGKAFARQHDRKRHEGLHSGEKKFVCRGDLSRSGQWGCGRRFARADALGRHFRSEAGRVCIKPLLDEESQERERVMMEQQQQQQPAGHLQPVPQPLVMPGVPGMDGQTSGNFVLPAALLAQYPALSTLQWDQIPAGADDPSDIGGRSSFEASSGGEFGFDDDDLSSVSGMGGSYGGNQGNMYAGQGWTG from the exons ATGGCTTCCTACGACCAAGGCCATAGATCGTCCGCCTCTCCGAGGCGCAGTGTCAGCCCAGCCGGTCAACCTCAATATCACGATCCTTCAGGTGCGCTGGGTGTGGACCCCTCCATGTCGACTTTCTCCGCGGCCCCCGCGTTCGACAACAACAATCCCAATCCTGGAGGCGAGTCGTACAACTTTCCCGCGAACTACCTCACTGGAGCGCCACAGAACTTCCCTCCTTCGACCAACACAAGCAACATGCCCGTATCCCAGTCTTTCGAGGCGACCTTTGTCAATCAGCTCGAGCAGTCTTCCGCAGGTTTACGCTCAATGCAGCCCGACGAGAACTTCTCCAATCTCCTCAATACCAACCCGTCGGACTTTGAATTCGGTTACCCCGAGCACAGCTCCAATAGTGTCACCGGTTCCGAATATGACTCGTCCTTGCTGCTGGATCCTCAGATgcaacagcaccagcagTCCATGAACCAAGCGGTTAACCCGGCCGATCTGGTCAGCCCGGTGTCCAATGCCTCCGTTTCATCCCAAACGTCGCCGCCGGACCAGCACCACTCATCGCCTGGCGCCATCTCGCCTTCTGGGTCCACGCCGGGCACCTTCTATACCCCGCAACATTCACGCCATACTTCTTTAGACCCGGCGACCGCAAACTATTTGACTGCCCAGCCAAACCCCGAGTGGCAGTCTGTCATGAACAACACTGCCTTTCAGGGTCACCGAAGAGCGCCCTCGGAGGTGTCCGAGGTGTCATCAGCCACTCATTCCCCATATCTCTCTCAGCATGAGTTTGATGGCAACACATCTCCGTCGCTGGCGCCACAGAACGACCCGACTCTCTATGATAACGCATTGGGCATTGAGTCGTTCACCCTTTCcgaacagcaacagcagcagcagggaTACAGCCCGCTTCACAGCCCATATATATCGCCGCAATTGATGCCTCAACAGGGAGGAGATGTGGTGCCGAATGCGCCTTATCTTCCAGGCAACATGAATCCCCAGGCTCCTTCGGTGGGGACAGACATGTACGGTATGTCCACCGATGACGGGATGATGAACATGGTGGGCGACATTGGGCAGGCGTCTCAGATGGCCCCCCCGTCGATTAATGTGGAGTTtgctcctccttctcggaTCCCGAGCTTTGGGCCGTCGAAGCCGCTGGGTGCAAACCTGGACTCGCTAAGCCCGCCAGCAATGC GATCACGTATGCGCAGTAAATCCGACCCTTACACACACCCTGCCTCTCGTTCACGGTCACCCGCACGTTCGGTATCCAGTCTCGAGCCTCAAGCTCCCACCACTCCACGATCGCTCTCGCCTCTTGGTTCGACAGGTGGCCAATCACGCAGTAACCCCAGCTCACGCGATACATCACCATCGCGAGGCAATCGACGTCTTTCAACATCCTCGATTGACAGCCGGAATTATATCTTAGATCTGGCCGATCCGCAGCGCCCGGGCGCCGTGCCTGGCGACTCCAAGCGAGTTCAGAAGCACCCGGCTACATTCCAGTGCACGCTGTGTCCCAAGCGGTTTACCCGAGCATACAACCTGCGGTCTCATCTGCGCACTCACACGGACGAAAGGCCTTTCGTCTGTACTGTCTGCGGTAAGGCATTTGCGCGGCAGCACGACCGAAAGCGACACGAAGGACTGCACTCCGGAGAAAAGAAGTTCGTCTGTCGGGGCGACCTGTCGAGGAGTGGACAGTGGGGGTGTGGTCGACGTTTCGCGCGTGCAGATGCCCTGGGCCGCCACTTCAGATCTGAAGCCGGCCGCGTGTGTATCAAGCCACTTCTGGACGAAGAATCGCAAGAACGCGAGCGAGTCATgatggagcagcagcagcaacaacagcctGCTGGTCACCTCCAGCCAGTTCCGCAACCCCTTGTCATGCCCGGCGTGCCTGGCATGGATGGCCAGACTTCAGGAAACTTTGTTCTGCCTGCCGCGCTGCTGGCTCAGTATCCTGCACTGTCAACGCTGCAATGGGATCAGATCCCTGCTGGGGCAGATGATCCAAGCGATATTGGCGGTCGAAGCAGCTTTGAAGCCAGTTCTGGCGGTGAGTTTGgctttgacgacgatgatctcTCCAGCGTGTCTGGAATGGGTGGCAGCTACGGCGGAAACCAGGGGAATATGTATGCCGGTCAGGGATGGACTGGGTGA